A single window of Pseudomonas lijiangensis DNA harbors:
- a CDS encoding LysR family transcriptional regulator, with translation MDVFHSMQVFVSVIETGSFTKAAQALHLHRPAVSKTIQLLEQQLGVRLLNRTTRQVNPTPEGEAFYKRCKTILADVSETMSSLGNRPARLNGKLRVDMPVSLAKLLIIPALMDFQSQYPGIELTIGASDKPIDMLSEGVDCVVRMGELEDSSLIASSIGYLPMLTCAAPSYLTSFGTPETLADLETHRAVNYFSGNNPRPIEWVFTVGDQVEGMRLESGIRVNDTEAFVASALAGFGLLQGLEISLRSHLQDGSLVQVLSEFEVPAKRVSILYPHRELLPPKVEVFIEWLKALMATHHLA, from the coding sequence ATGGATGTCTTTCACTCGATGCAGGTTTTCGTCAGCGTCATCGAAACCGGCAGCTTCACTAAAGCCGCGCAAGCCCTACACCTACACCGCCCCGCCGTATCCAAGACGATCCAGCTTCTCGAGCAGCAACTGGGTGTTCGGCTGCTCAACCGGACGACCCGTCAGGTCAATCCAACCCCTGAGGGCGAGGCGTTTTATAAGCGTTGCAAAACGATCCTTGCAGATGTTTCGGAGACCATGTCTTCTTTGGGCAATCGCCCTGCCCGGCTTAACGGAAAGCTACGTGTAGACATGCCGGTTAGCCTTGCGAAGCTATTGATTATTCCAGCACTGATGGACTTTCAAAGCCAGTACCCAGGAATTGAGCTCACCATCGGAGCGAGTGACAAACCCATCGACATGCTCAGTGAAGGTGTTGATTGCGTGGTCAGGATGGGGGAGCTTGAAGACTCCAGTCTGATCGCTAGTAGTATCGGCTACCTGCCCATGCTGACGTGCGCTGCCCCCTCCTACCTTACGAGCTTTGGCACACCTGAGACCTTGGCTGACCTTGAAACACACCGCGCCGTAAATTACTTCTCAGGCAACAACCCCCGCCCTATCGAATGGGTGTTCACGGTGGGTGATCAAGTGGAAGGAATGCGTTTGGAGTCGGGGATCAGAGTCAATGACACCGAGGCATTTGTGGCATCTGCATTGGCTGGTTTTGGTCTGCTCCAGGGGTTGGAAATTTCTCTACGTAGCCATTTGCAAGATGGTTCGCTCGTCCAGGTGCTCAGTGAGTTTGAAGTACCAGCAAAGCGGGTTTCGATCCTGTATCCGCACCGCGAACTTTTGCCACCCAAAGTGGAAGTCTTCATAGAATGGTTGAAGGCGCTGATGGCTACCCACCATCTGGCGTGA
- a CDS encoding MFS transporter produces MAITMLGLGGLFIGTGEFASMSLLPGLASSTDVSIPVAGGYITAYALGVVVGAPLIAILAARWPRKALLIALLALFAVGYGASAVAWNHATLLGARFLAGLPHGAYYGVACLVAAAMVAENRKAQAAGYVMAGLAAANVVGVPAATWIGQLFGWRGAFAALAAGGVIAILLFWIFIPTIPRDESASPKSELGGLKKPQLWLTLATASIGFGGMFSVYSYITPTLTEVTGFSSGQVPMVLALWGGGMIVGNLIGGWLADRALVPAIFYIMIWNAVFLTGFYVFASSGIGTLAVLFLIGCGFALVPALQVRLMNVAGEAQTLAAALNHSAFNISNAVGASLGGLAIAGGLGWASTGWVGAGLAVLGIIFFAISIGVEKRSMSTGAAKS; encoded by the coding sequence ATGGCCATCACCATGCTCGGCTTGGGCGGCCTGTTCATCGGGACGGGTGAATTCGCGTCCATGAGTCTGCTTCCAGGTTTGGCGTCGAGCACCGACGTTTCCATACCGGTCGCGGGGGGTTACATCACGGCCTACGCCCTTGGCGTCGTAGTTGGTGCACCTCTCATTGCGATCCTCGCCGCACGTTGGCCTCGCAAGGCTCTACTGATCGCTTTGCTTGCGTTGTTTGCTGTTGGATACGGAGCAAGTGCTGTCGCCTGGAATCACGCAACCTTGCTGGGGGCACGTTTCCTGGCCGGTCTGCCGCATGGCGCCTATTACGGCGTCGCCTGTCTGGTGGCCGCGGCCATGGTGGCTGAAAACCGAAAAGCCCAAGCTGCCGGCTACGTAATGGCGGGGTTGGCCGCGGCCAATGTTGTCGGTGTACCGGCTGCTACGTGGATCGGTCAACTCTTCGGGTGGCGGGGAGCGTTTGCTGCGCTCGCAGCGGGTGGAGTTATTGCCATCCTTCTATTTTGGATATTCATCCCGACCATCCCCCGTGACGAGTCTGCGAGCCCGAAATCTGAACTCGGTGGACTTAAAAAACCACAGCTTTGGCTGACGCTTGCCACCGCCTCAATTGGCTTCGGCGGGATGTTTTCGGTGTACAGCTATATCACCCCGACGCTCACCGAGGTGACAGGTTTTTCATCCGGGCAAGTACCTATGGTTCTGGCGCTCTGGGGGGGCGGGATGATCGTTGGCAATCTGATAGGCGGGTGGTTGGCAGACCGCGCCCTGGTGCCTGCAATCTTCTACATCATGATCTGGAACGCGGTGTTTCTGACAGGCTTTTATGTTTTTGCATCATCTGGGATCGGGACATTGGCTGTACTGTTTCTCATCGGCTGCGGATTCGCACTGGTACCCGCACTTCAGGTGCGCCTGATGAATGTTGCCGGCGAAGCTCAAACACTTGCAGCGGCACTCAATCACAGTGCTTTCAACATCTCCAACGCTGTCGGTGCATCGCTGGGCGGACTCGCCATCGCTGGTGGCCTCGGCTGGGCATCCACGGGTTGGGTTGGCGCAGGCCTGGCCGTTCTCGGCATCATCTTTTTTGCTATCTCCATCGGCGTTGAAAAGCGCTCCATGTCGACCGGCGCTGCCAAGTCGTAA
- a CDS encoding SDR family NAD(P)-dependent oxidoreductase, protein MAATRPLALVTGGSSGIGFELAKHFAQNGFDLVISGSSDKVERSAEEIKKLGVECFPHRADAATYEGVQGLWDFVVALNRPLEAAALNVGIGQGGAFIDNKLEDDFKLIAINITGTVHMAKRVAQHMVANGKGRILITSSISATQPTPYETVYGPSKAFGFSFAESLREELRDTGVTVTALLPGATDSEFHKNAGMANSAIGESKKNDKTEVARQGFEALMNDVDHVVGGDEETKRKAIENRTTPEVVKAQRHAKNARLK, encoded by the coding sequence ATGGCTGCTACACGACCACTCGCCTTAGTAACTGGGGGTTCCTCAGGAATCGGTTTCGAGCTTGCGAAGCACTTTGCCCAGAACGGGTTTGACCTGGTCATTTCTGGTTCGAGTGACAAAGTTGAGAGATCTGCGGAAGAAATCAAGAAGTTAGGTGTTGAGTGTTTTCCTCATCGGGCCGATGCGGCCACCTACGAGGGCGTTCAAGGTCTCTGGGATTTCGTCGTAGCGTTGAATCGTCCACTTGAAGCCGCTGCGTTGAACGTCGGCATCGGCCAGGGCGGTGCGTTCATCGATAACAAGCTTGAAGATGACTTCAAACTGATCGCCATCAACATCACTGGCACTGTGCACATGGCCAAGCGGGTCGCCCAGCATATGGTCGCCAACGGGAAGGGGCGTATCCTCATCACCTCGTCAATTTCCGCGACTCAGCCAACTCCCTACGAAACAGTCTACGGCCCGTCCAAGGCATTCGGCTTTTCCTTTGCCGAGTCTCTGCGTGAAGAGCTTCGTGATACCGGCGTCACAGTTACCGCCTTGCTTCCAGGCGCGACTGACAGCGAGTTCCACAAGAACGCAGGCATGGCCAACAGTGCAATCGGCGAATCGAAGAAAAACGATAAAACTGAGGTTGCGCGTCAAGGTTTTGAAGCTCTTATGAACGACGTTGATCATGTCGTGGGCGGCGATGAAGAAACCAAGCGCAAGGCCATTGAGAATCGTACGACCCCAGAAGTTGTGAAGGCTCAGCGGCATGCAAAAAATGCGCGTTTGAAGTAA
- a CDS encoding LysR family transcriptional regulator, translating into MPVLPTTRLSRADLADLNSFLVVERMRSFTNAAVELGITTSALSHAIRNLESRLGVRLLNRTSRTVSPTDAGAALAKRLAVGFTEISGALAALDRHRDRPSGRLRLNVLADGARLLFTKFLPPFLEAYPEVSVEVAVDDKMVDIVAAGFDAGIRFGNTIPEDFIAVRLSEDLRWVAVASPRYLNANARILVPEDLKNHNCIQIRTGNGVIYRWDFEKNGDHQAIDVPGQLCVNETAFGIEMALADRGITYCLEERVSGHLARGELQIVLPDWAPIEPAFYLYYPGRRQMPPGLRELVDLFRAALPS; encoded by the coding sequence ATGCCTGTACTGCCTACAACGCGGCTTTCTCGTGCAGACCTCGCCGATCTGAACTCCTTTCTCGTTGTTGAGAGGATGCGAAGCTTCACCAATGCGGCGGTCGAGCTCGGTATCACAACCTCGGCGCTGAGTCATGCCATCCGAAATCTGGAAAGTCGGCTTGGGGTTCGGCTGTTGAATCGAACAAGCAGGACGGTGTCTCCGACTGATGCGGGAGCTGCTCTTGCCAAGCGATTGGCTGTGGGTTTTACCGAGATAAGCGGCGCTTTGGCAGCGTTAGATCGGCATAGAGATCGACCTTCCGGCAGACTTCGTCTGAACGTGTTAGCCGACGGCGCACGTTTACTATTCACGAAGTTTCTTCCTCCATTTCTGGAGGCTTACCCCGAGGTCTCGGTGGAAGTCGCAGTAGACGACAAAATGGTCGATATCGTCGCAGCAGGCTTCGATGCCGGCATCCGTTTTGGCAATACGATTCCTGAGGACTTCATTGCCGTTCGACTTAGTGAGGATCTGAGGTGGGTGGCAGTGGCTTCACCTCGATATTTGAATGCTAATGCTCGCATCCTGGTTCCCGAGGATTTGAAGAACCATAACTGCATCCAGATTCGAACGGGTAACGGCGTCATCTACCGCTGGGATTTCGAAAAAAATGGTGATCACCAAGCCATCGATGTTCCTGGGCAGCTCTGTGTAAACGAGACTGCTTTCGGGATTGAGATGGCTCTGGCGGATCGAGGAATCACTTACTGCCTCGAAGAACGCGTTAGCGGTCACCTGGCTCGCGGTGAGCTGCAAATTGTGCTTCCGGATTGGGCGCCCATCGAACCAGCTTTTTATCTTTACTACCCAGGACGCCGGCAGATGCCGCCCGGTCTTCGGGAACTGGTGGATTTGTTTCGAGCAGCCTTACCCTCTTGA
- a CDS encoding aldo/keto reductase encodes MKYVKLGNTGLDISRLCLGCMTFGEPDAGTHPWTIGEESSRPIIKHAVEHGINFFDTANSYSAGTSEIIVGKLLKEFTRREETVIATKVFFPANMWEGSTKPNEKGLSRKAIMASVDASLTRLGTDYIDLYQIHRWDYDTPIEETMEALHDIIKAGKARYIGASSMYAWQFAKAQQVAVANGWSKFVSMQNYLNLVYREEEREMIPLCLDQGVGLMPWSPMARGRLTRPQGKQTERTKTDVTGQSFYQATEVEDGRVIDVVEQVAGERGVPMAQIALAWVLAKRGVSAPIVGASKPSQLDDAVAALELVLTDDEIERLEAPYVPHAVTGFS; translated from the coding sequence ATGAAGTATGTGAAGCTGGGCAACACAGGCCTGGATATCTCCAGACTTTGTCTCGGGTGTATGACCTTTGGCGAACCAGATGCTGGCACACACCCTTGGACAATAGGAGAAGAATCAAGTCGACCCATCATCAAGCACGCGGTGGAGCATGGGATTAACTTTTTCGATACCGCGAACAGCTACTCCGCTGGAACGTCTGAAATCATTGTTGGCAAGCTTCTAAAAGAGTTCACGCGTCGAGAAGAGACCGTGATCGCTACGAAGGTATTTTTCCCTGCGAATATGTGGGAAGGCTCAACAAAACCAAATGAAAAAGGCCTCTCCCGTAAAGCAATCATGGCCAGCGTTGATGCGAGCCTGACTCGTTTGGGTACCGACTATATCGACCTGTATCAGATTCATCGTTGGGACTACGACACCCCGATCGAAGAAACGATGGAAGCTCTGCATGACATCATCAAGGCAGGTAAAGCCAGGTACATAGGCGCATCCTCCATGTACGCGTGGCAATTCGCTAAAGCTCAGCAAGTAGCGGTGGCGAACGGTTGGAGCAAATTCGTATCCATGCAGAACTACCTGAACCTGGTGTATCGAGAAGAGGAGCGAGAAATGATCCCGCTCTGCCTTGATCAAGGTGTTGGACTGATGCCATGGAGTCCTATGGCTCGCGGCAGGTTGACCAGGCCGCAAGGCAAGCAGACGGAGCGCACCAAAACTGATGTCACCGGACAGTCGTTCTATCAAGCTACAGAAGTTGAAGACGGTCGTGTGATTGACGTCGTAGAGCAGGTCGCCGGTGAACGAGGTGTACCGATGGCGCAGATTGCGTTGGCATGGGTATTGGCCAAGCGCGGAGTATCAGCCCCCATTGTTGGTGCCTCCAAGCCCTCCCAACTGGACGACGCAGTTGCGGCGCTGGAGCTGGTGCTGACGGACGATGAAATCGAACGCCTAGAGGCTCCATACGTGCCTCATGCGGTGACTGGGTTTTCCTGA
- a CDS encoding SDR family NAD(P)-dependent oxidoreductase produces the protein MNHPAIRKGAVAVVTGAAMGIGYAIARRVASEGMSVVLFDRDSAALDAASKTLLNEFQGVKLLAIKGDVTSESDLHQLYEESCELGEVSLLVNNAAIIKGAGPWEGMSKWRTLMDINFWSVLTLQQLFVETMFSQSGAAAIVNLGSKEGITTRPGNAAYSLSKAAVKVLTEQLAHELREKVGDRITAHLLIPGYTFTPMNFPGMTRDTHKPDSPWTADQVAERMVEKMARGDFYIFCEDNESSWELDQRRMQWAADDMIQNRPALSRWHKDYAGKFTDYVADIADK, from the coding sequence ATGAATCATCCAGCCATTCGCAAAGGTGCTGTTGCGGTCGTTACCGGCGCAGCAATGGGTATCGGCTACGCCATAGCGCGGCGAGTCGCCAGTGAGGGCATGAGCGTGGTTCTTTTTGATCGCGATTCGGCTGCACTGGACGCGGCGAGCAAGACATTGCTCAACGAATTTCAAGGTGTGAAATTGCTCGCCATCAAAGGCGATGTCACATCTGAAAGTGACCTGCATCAGTTGTATGAAGAGTCATGTGAGCTCGGTGAAGTATCCCTGTTGGTAAACAACGCAGCCATCATTAAAGGGGCTGGCCCATGGGAGGGCATGTCCAAATGGCGGACGCTGATGGACATCAACTTCTGGAGCGTATTGACGCTTCAACAGCTTTTTGTGGAAACGATGTTTTCACAAAGCGGGGCTGCTGCCATCGTCAACCTTGGTTCGAAAGAAGGCATCACTACTCGCCCCGGGAACGCGGCATATTCACTCTCAAAAGCAGCGGTCAAAGTCCTTACGGAACAGCTGGCCCATGAGCTACGTGAAAAAGTAGGCGACCGTATTACAGCTCACCTCTTGATCCCCGGATACACGTTCACGCCTATGAACTTCCCGGGTATGACCCGCGATACACACAAGCCAGACAGTCCATGGACAGCCGATCAGGTCGCTGAGCGCATGGTCGAGAAAATGGCCCGCGGGGACTTCTACATTTTTTGTGAAGACAACGAATCCAGTTGGGAATTGGATCAGCGACGCATGCAGTGGGCAGCAGATGACATGATTCAGAACCGTCCAGCGCTCTCTCGCTGGCACAAAGACTACGCAGGCAAATTCACGGATTACGTCGCTGATATTGCCGACAAGTAA
- a CDS encoding NAD-dependent epimerase/dehydratase family protein produces MHQPIKRVAVTGGHGKIGKVLVPYLRERGHDVFVIDKDDPLNLDEPMMKANLEDFGQALDALSSVGKDVYARPEREAFDAVIHLASMPHPRMLPDSDEFRLNMTVTYNVFESCRRLGIKNIIWAASEVGTGVPYDKTDAPYVPVDEDYPMRGYNVYSLTKVLGEEMARQFCLNDPSLRITCLRLSNVMNPEEYAKFETWQDDPTVRLWNFWTYVDNRDVAQGIELALHYDVRGKDEFFITNDETVMRTPSSELLDQHYPSIERRKEINGNEVLLSNEKAKRVLGFKPAYSWLREVE; encoded by the coding sequence ATGCACCAACCAATTAAGCGGGTGGCTGTCACTGGTGGTCATGGCAAGATCGGTAAAGTTTTGGTTCCCTATCTGCGGGAGCGCGGTCATGACGTCTTCGTGATAGATAAGGATGACCCGCTCAATCTCGACGAGCCGATGATGAAGGCCAACCTGGAGGATTTTGGACAAGCTTTAGATGCCCTGTCGTCGGTTGGTAAAGACGTGTACGCCCGACCAGAGCGCGAGGCATTCGATGCCGTTATTCATCTAGCGAGTATGCCCCACCCGCGTATGCTTCCGGACAGCGACGAGTTCCGCCTCAACATGACGGTGACCTACAACGTTTTTGAATCGTGCCGTCGCCTCGGTATTAAAAATATCATCTGGGCGGCGAGTGAAGTGGGCACTGGTGTGCCTTACGACAAAACGGATGCGCCTTATGTGCCGGTGGATGAAGACTACCCAATGCGTGGGTACAACGTCTACTCCTTGACCAAGGTGCTGGGCGAAGAAATGGCTCGCCAGTTCTGCTTGAATGACCCATCCCTGCGCATCACCTGCTTGCGTCTGTCCAACGTCATGAACCCGGAAGAGTACGCCAAATTCGAGACATGGCAGGACGACCCCACTGTTCGCCTTTGGAATTTCTGGACATACGTCGACAACCGGGACGTAGCGCAGGGCATTGAATTGGCATTGCATTATGACGTCCGCGGTAAGGATGAATTCTTCATCACCAACGACGAGACAGTCATGCGTACACCAAGCAGCGAGCTGCTTGATCAGCATTATCCGAGCATTGAGCGGCGTAAGGAGATCAATGGGAACGAAGTGCTACTTTCGAATGAGAAAGCCAAGCGCGTCCTTGGCTTCAAGCCTGCCTATTCCTGGTTGCGTGAAGTCGAATAA
- a CDS encoding SDR family oxidoreductase: protein MSNLENTVTIITGASSGIGAASALRLASQGSKIVLAARNEEKLKKLVSQIKDAGGEASYYVINVSERSSLDDLVRFTVSKYEKVDSLVNNAGLMLFSDWKDVAVDDWDQMIDTNIRGYLHAIAAVLPGMIAQGHGKILNMSSVAGLHVGGSSGVYSATKFFIRGITESLRKEVGVENGIQVSMISPGVIDTGWADKVNNSEGKKAAQELNKIAITPEQVAEAVAYTLDQPNDLTINDIVIHPTKQDW, encoded by the coding sequence ATGTCGAATCTGGAAAACACGGTAACCATCATTACTGGCGCCTCATCGGGCATTGGCGCAGCGAGTGCGCTGAGGCTTGCAAGTCAAGGGAGCAAGATTGTGTTGGCGGCTCGGAACGAGGAAAAACTCAAGAAGCTCGTGTCGCAAATCAAGGATGCAGGCGGAGAAGCGTCGTACTACGTCATCAATGTGTCCGAACGCTCTAGCCTGGACGATCTCGTCAGGTTCACGGTTTCTAAGTACGAGAAGGTAGACAGCCTGGTGAACAACGCTGGACTCATGCTGTTTTCTGATTGGAAGGACGTTGCAGTCGATGACTGGGATCAGATGATCGATACAAATATCCGTGGATATCTGCATGCCATCGCGGCTGTGCTACCAGGCATGATTGCCCAAGGGCATGGCAAAATCCTGAACATGTCTTCCGTAGCCGGTCTCCACGTGGGCGGCTCAAGCGGAGTCTACAGCGCGACAAAATTCTTCATCCGAGGCATCACAGAAAGCCTGCGTAAAGAGGTCGGTGTTGAGAACGGCATCCAGGTATCCATGATCAGCCCTGGCGTAATTGATACCGGTTGGGCAGACAAGGTGAACAATAGCGAAGGCAAAAAGGCAGCTCAGGAGTTGAACAAGATTGCCATAACGCCTGAGCAGGTTGCCGAGGCAGTGGCGTATACCCTAGACCAGCCTAACGACCTCACCATCAACGACATTGTTATTCATCCGACCAAACAGGACTGGTAA
- a CDS encoding zinc-dependent alcohol dehydrogenase family protein: MSKVVRFHRMGGPEVLQIDDVTVRAPAAGEVRIKVKALGLNRAEAMYRSGQYTFTPQMPAILGYEAAGTVESVGEGVSEYAVGDEVNVIPAFSFADYGMYGELVVAPVHALVKQPKGLTSIQAAATWMKYVTAYGALVDIGNLQKGETVLIRAASSSVGLAAIQIANLLGAIPVALTRTSEKRQALLDAGAAHVIATKEQDLVAEVGRITEGKGARMAFDPVGGPEVANILRALSYLGIFFQYGALETADLSVPVMELLGKDLTIRGYQLFEITQDIERLNRAKDFITKGLESGALQPVVSKTFPFSEMVQAHQYMESNAQIGKIVIEI; encoded by the coding sequence ATGTCTAAAGTCGTTCGTTTTCACCGCATGGGTGGCCCTGAAGTCCTACAAATTGATGACGTGACTGTGCGAGCGCCTGCCGCCGGTGAAGTGCGCATCAAGGTAAAAGCACTCGGGCTGAACCGTGCCGAGGCTATGTACAGGTCGGGCCAGTACACCTTCACCCCGCAGATGCCAGCGATCCTCGGGTATGAAGCAGCGGGCACCGTTGAATCGGTCGGTGAAGGTGTCTCTGAATATGCCGTAGGCGACGAGGTGAACGTCATTCCAGCGTTCTCTTTTGCAGATTACGGCATGTATGGAGAGCTAGTCGTCGCACCTGTTCACGCGCTTGTGAAGCAACCGAAGGGACTGACATCCATTCAGGCAGCTGCGACATGGATGAAGTACGTAACTGCCTACGGCGCGTTAGTCGACATCGGCAACCTGCAGAAAGGCGAGACCGTCTTGATACGTGCGGCATCGAGTAGCGTTGGGTTGGCGGCCATTCAGATCGCAAACCTCTTGGGCGCCATTCCCGTGGCGCTGACCCGCACCAGTGAAAAACGACAAGCACTTCTGGATGCAGGCGCTGCGCACGTCATTGCAACGAAGGAGCAGGATCTGGTTGCCGAGGTGGGCCGTATTACTGAGGGTAAAGGCGCGCGCATGGCGTTTGATCCAGTCGGCGGCCCTGAGGTCGCAAACATCCTTCGAGCACTTTCGTACCTGGGTATCTTTTTCCAATACGGAGCGCTTGAAACCGCCGACTTGAGTGTGCCTGTCATGGAACTGCTGGGCAAAGATCTGACCATTCGCGGCTATCAGCTCTTTGAGATCACTCAAGATATAGAACGCCTGAACCGCGCCAAAGACTTCATCACTAAAGGGTTAGAAAGTGGCGCCCTGCAGCCGGTGGTTTCAAAAACGTTCCCTTTCAGCGAGATGGTTCAAGCGCACCAGTACATGGAGTCGAATGCGCAGATCGGGAAAATAGTCATCGAAATATAA
- a CDS encoding LysR family transcriptional regulator, whose protein sequence is MLHDEFGSLAAFVVVAEAQSFTRAAGKLGTSQSAVSHKIRRLEARLGIRLLTRTTRSVALTEAGERLLETLRPALAIIEAQLGALTVVGDKPAGNVRITTADHASETILWPILRRVLPDYPDVAVEVTVDNSFVDIVAERYDAGIRLGENVNKDMIAVPIGPPEQMILFGSPEYLAKHPPIKSPDDLALHQCINRRHASLGGFSAWQFEKDGEQAQIRVSGQLAFNRPEMIVEAVLEGFGLGYLLKSQVVEQLEAGRIVSLLADWCPPFPGYHLYYPSRRQNTPAFQMLVNALRYTEESTSRNSAGQASYRA, encoded by the coding sequence ATGCTTCATGATGAGTTCGGAAGCTTGGCAGCATTTGTAGTCGTTGCCGAAGCTCAAAGTTTTACCCGTGCTGCGGGAAAGCTAGGTACCTCCCAATCAGCGGTAAGCCACAAGATCCGCAGACTGGAAGCGCGCCTGGGAATTCGCCTTCTGACCCGAACAACACGCAGCGTAGCCCTTACCGAGGCTGGTGAACGATTACTCGAAACGTTGCGCCCGGCACTCGCGATCATCGAGGCACAGTTGGGTGCCTTGACTGTCGTAGGTGACAAGCCCGCAGGGAATGTGCGCATAACAACTGCCGATCACGCGTCCGAAACAATCCTTTGGCCGATCCTGCGACGCGTACTCCCTGACTACCCTGACGTTGCTGTCGAGGTCACTGTCGACAACAGCTTTGTCGACATCGTTGCTGAGCGCTACGACGCCGGCATAAGGCTAGGTGAGAACGTAAACAAAGACATGATTGCCGTTCCTATCGGGCCGCCAGAACAAATGATCCTTTTCGGGTCACCCGAATATTTGGCAAAACATCCGCCCATAAAGTCCCCAGACGATCTTGCACTTCATCAATGCATCAACCGACGACATGCCTCTCTTGGCGGATTCTCAGCATGGCAATTTGAAAAGGACGGCGAGCAGGCTCAAATTCGGGTTTCGGGGCAACTGGCATTCAATCGGCCTGAAATGATTGTGGAGGCCGTACTGGAGGGCTTCGGTTTGGGGTATCTACTGAAGTCGCAAGTGGTTGAACAGCTGGAAGCAGGGCGAATCGTTTCCCTCTTGGCAGACTGGTGCCCTCCGTTCCCTGGGTATCATCTCTACTACCCTAGTCGACGCCAAAACACTCCTGCATTTCAAATGTTGGTAAATGCGCTGCGATATACCGAGGAGTCGACATCTCGTAACTCCGCTGGACAGGCGTCATACCGAGCATGA
- a CDS encoding aldo/keto reductase — translation MVKQQLTIQLSDAQRIPQIGLGVWQASDDEARAAVRVAIEEGYCHVDTASIYGNEKGVGEGLRDSGAPREQVFLTTKVWNNAHGFDAATAALDASLKRLKVDYVDLLLIHWPVPSQNDYVDTWRALIEAQRIGKAKSIGVSNFNRDHLQRLTEETGVAPVLNQIELHPFLQQRELRDVHESMGIATQSWSPLGQGSALSNPAISEIARKHGRTAAQVIIRWHIELGLIAIPKSITPSRIYENFNVFDFSLDTSDLAAFAALDSGKRLGPDPSTFA, via the coding sequence ATGGTAAAGCAACAGCTGACTATTCAACTATCTGACGCACAGCGTATCCCGCAGATTGGTCTGGGAGTATGGCAAGCCAGCGATGACGAAGCGCGTGCCGCTGTCCGTGTCGCGATTGAAGAGGGTTATTGTCATGTGGACACTGCATCGATCTACGGAAACGAGAAGGGTGTCGGTGAAGGTCTTCGAGACTCTGGCGCACCTCGGGAGCAAGTGTTTCTGACCACCAAGGTTTGGAATAACGCCCACGGCTTTGATGCCGCTACAGCAGCGCTGGATGCCAGCCTGAAGCGGCTGAAGGTTGATTACGTCGATCTGCTCCTCATTCACTGGCCGGTACCCAGCCAAAACGACTATGTGGATACCTGGCGAGCATTGATCGAAGCGCAGCGCATTGGAAAGGCCAAATCTATTGGTGTTTCCAACTTTAATCGAGACCATTTGCAAAGGCTGACCGAGGAGACAGGAGTCGCACCGGTTCTAAATCAGATCGAGCTTCATCCTTTCCTGCAGCAGCGCGAGCTTAGGGATGTCCACGAATCAATGGGTATTGCTACGCAGTCTTGGAGTCCATTGGGGCAGGGGAGTGCGCTTAGTAATCCGGCTATATCAGAAATTGCCCGCAAGCACGGTAGAACAGCGGCTCAGGTCATTATTCGCTGGCACATAGAGCTCGGACTGATTGCGATCCCGAAATCCATCACGCCTTCGCGTATTTATGAGAATTTCAACGTTTTCGACTTCTCTTTGGATACGTCTGACCTGGCCGCATTCGCTGCGCTGGATAGTGGAAAACGCTTGGGCCCTGACCCAAGTACATTTGCTTGA